AAGGGGCGTCAAGATATTGAATCGTATGGGTATTCGCGAGATGCTAGGTGGAAAGCTTATGATTTGGACTACAATGGCCATGTTACAAGCTTTGATGTGTTACTGTCGGGAAAGAAGATTGGCCGGTACGAGATTTCATTAATGGGTGAGCATAATGTTTTAAATGCCTTAGCTTGCATTGTAGTCTGCAAGCTTTGTCGCATACCTGAAGTCAAAATTAAGCGGCTGTTAAGGCAGTTTAAAGGAGTAGAGAGGAGGTTCCAAGTACAGTATAAGAAAAAAATTATTTTTGTTGATGATTACGGCCACCACCCAACTGAAATAAGAGCCACTTTGCGCGCGATTCAGCAAAAATATTATGATCGTTTCATATGGTGTGTTTTTCAATCACACACTATTTCGCGCACTAAAGCCTTATTACCTAAATTTGCCAAAGCTTTTTTTTACTCGGATAAAGTTTTAGTCACAGACATCTTTGAATCAGCCCGTGAAAAAAATTTAAAGTTTAAAGCCCCGTCTTTAGCCCGGGCAATTTTACGCACTGGACAAAAAGTTGAATATACTGGAAACTTAGAGCAAACCACTCAATATTTACGCGCTAATGTTAAGGCCGGTGACGTGGTGGTAACTATGGGGGCGGGTGACATTTATAAACTAATTAAGATGTTTTAATGCCTTTTGAAGACATATCATCAGTCAAGCAAAATATCCGTTTAGCGGATATGACTAATTATCGAATTGGCGGACCGGCTAAATATTTTTTGGAAACTGATAATTTTGATAAGTTGATAAAAGTTTTAAACGAAGCGCGTGCCCAAAAGATACCGATTTTTATTTTAGCCGGCGGCAGTAACATTTTAATTGCCGACGAAGGCTTTAATGGTTTGGTGGTAAAATTGAAAAATCATGACATTGATGTTAATGGTGAAACGGTGATTGCCGGCGCGGGCGCTGGTATCGACAACTTAGTTGACGCAGTGGCGGACGCCGGGTTAACCGGGTTAGAATTTATGGCTGGAATTTATGGTACTGTCGGAGGGGCTGTCCGCGGAAATGCCGGCGCCTATGGCGGAAGCATTTCCCAAGCGGTTGTTAAGGTCAAAGTTTTTAATGGTCAAAAAATTTTAGAAATGTCTAATGACGAGTGCAAATTTGATTATCGCGAAAGTATTTTTAAACATAACGATTATATAATTTTAGAAGCTGAATTAAAATTAGCTAAAGGCGATGCCGCACAAGTTAAAGCTAAAGTGGCAGATATTAGAAAAACTAGAAATGCTAAATTGCCCGAGATTGAACCTAACGCCGGGTGCATTTTTAAAAATTTAGAGTTACACGAGGTAGTTGATCCAAAAAAAATAAAAAAAGGCTTGGATATAACAGACGCTGAATACGACGAAGCTACCAAATTTGGTAAATTGCCAGCCGGCTACCTAATAGAAAAATTAGGCCTTAAGGGAAAAACGATTGGCGGCGCACAATTATCGCCAAAACACGGAAATATTATTGTGAATACCGGTAACGCCACCGCCAAAGACGTGGTCATGCTGTTAAGCTTTTTAAAACAGCAAGTCAGAGATAAAACCGGCGTGCAGCTGCAAGAAGAAATACAATTAGTCGGATTTTAATATATGCCAGAAAAAAGATCACCCGAAATTGGCGCTGACAGTCCGGACGCACGCCATGTTCCAATAAAAACTGGAGATGAATTTCCGACGACTGAGCTTATGGCTTTAGGTGTAGACCATCCGCTTGTTGAAGGTTTGC
Above is a genomic segment from Candidatus Buchananbacteria bacterium CG10_big_fil_rev_8_21_14_0_10_42_9 containing:
- a CDS encoding UDP-N-acetylenolpyruvoylglucosamine reductase translates to MPFEDISSVKQNIRLADMTNYRIGGPAKYFLETDNFDKLIKVLNEARAQKIPIFILAGGSNILIADEGFNGLVVKLKNHDIDVNGETVIAGAGAGIDNLVDAVADAGLTGLEFMAGIYGTVGGAVRGNAGAYGGSISQAVVKVKVFNGQKILEMSNDECKFDYRESIFKHNDYIILEAELKLAKGDAAQVKAKVADIRKTRNAKLPEIEPNAGCIFKNLELHEVVDPKKIKKGLDITDAEYDEATKFGKLPAGYLIEKLGLKGKTIGGAQLSPKHGNIIVNTGNATAKDVVMLLSFLKQQVRDKTGVQLQEEIQLVGF